The Megalops cyprinoides isolate fMegCyp1 chromosome 15, fMegCyp1.pri, whole genome shotgun sequence region TTCAGGAAACCAGCGCAGGTAGCACACCTTTACGGCAAAATGAGCGAACCAAACGGCACGCAGAACGCGAAAGGCTTTCTTTCCCAGCAGGCTCCTGTGCTGACTCTCTGTCCCCTCATGTGAGAAGGACACTGTGCTGAGTCTCTGTCCCCTCATGTGAGCGGGACACTGTGCTGAGTCTCTGTCCCCTCGTGTGAGCGGGACACTGTGGATGTGCTGGTATAGCCCTCCTGCGATATGCCCCACACACAGGGAACAGTGGGTATCATTTCTAATAATAAACAATCACTGTAGTCAGCGGGCTGAATTAGGCTGACATGAACCCCTGCTCCCACTGAAGAGTCTCCCTTCTCTTACGCCCTTCTcttattttgtaaaaacaaataaagaaatgtgcATAAACATTACTGTGTTAATgaagcttttttatttaatgggCCCAAGTTACAGATGGCagataaaacaatgaaatacaaaaaaagaaacaaatgcattaaGTGCGATACAACAGATGGAGGGAAAAGGCTTAAAGGGTTCTGGGATATACTTCAGAGAATAAACTCTCTCCCTgacgctgctgctgtgctgagcCTCCCTGGGGCCTTCCCCTGTGTAACAGCCACACGCCCACTCAGACAGGCCAAATGAGTGTAGAGCAGAACCACATATCTGCACACAAATGAAAAGGGTTGCACAAAATGTAATTAAGCTACTTTTACGTAAAAGGTTCTGAACATTCTCCACTTCTGAAATGAAGTGCAGGTCAGGGCAggagtgtgatgtagtggtgaggagctgggcttgtaatcaaaaggttgctggtcactgctgctgtacccttgggcaaggtacttaacccacaattgcctcagtaaatatccagctgtataaatgggtacaATTGTGACCTGTGTcggttgctctgggtaagagtgtctgctaaatgacagtaatgtaataaagtcccctcccctgcctcctcGCCTGTGTTCACTGCgtgagatgtgtgtgaatatgaacACGTGACCAGGGCATGTGTGGCTGTGCCagcctctcacagacacagcactgagacacagacacaacagatTGAGAGACTGCTCAATCTGTTTTACTGgtgaaaagcaaatacactGCTTTCAGATGCACTTCTGTGAAGTTTCGTCTCGGGATCACTCGGGGCTGAATGAACATTTAATGCtgataaatatttcactgtCCAATCCAGAGCTTTCCATCACCAGACTGCAGCCACGGGGTGACAAGAGTTTCTTAATGTGAAAATCGTACATTATTCACCAAATCAGGTCTGCaccccttccttcctccctctcctccctgcgccggcctctcctcctctttgggAGTATTTCGCCTCAAGTCCAGCCAGGAAAGCATCAAAGAGGGTGAGGAGCAGCGGTGAGGAGGAGTACCATTCGGGGGCGCGCGcctcctcccctcaccctcGTGGGTGAAGGCGTGGAAGGCGGGCAGCTCGCCCGCGTCGATGGCGGTGTGGATGAGGCGGGACACGCGAGCCTCGTCATCCTGCGTGCAGCAGAGCGTTGACGTTGATCAGATCCACGTCCGCTTCAtgctgcaactgctgcagctgctgtcctcACTGTCCTTGTATTTCCTCTCAAAGTCCAGAAAGTCTGCCAGGGTAACCTAAGACCAGAGCGAGAGCCTGTAACCTGCCGGCGCAAACAGAGCCTGATCTGCAGGCCGAACAGAGACCAGAACATCAAGGTCACTCAGGCGCCAGCTTCCATCACACAGTGACTGAAAGTCTGAGCGGAATGCAGGCAGAATGAGGGGGAAACAGCGGAAATGCTCATTCAGATATAGGGTGATATCTGTGTGTTAACCACATCTCTGATCCTCATTTCCGTCCAGGTCTGAATTTGCCAGTAAGTGAAAGACAAAAGCCTCCATGTATTTGTAGGGCAGCACAAACAGCTGAACACCTGCTTCAGGGAAACAGAAACAGGGTGTGACAGAACTCAAGTGAGCACAGATTTGAGTAACGATGCAGAGATTCATCACAGAAGAATGACGTTAAAGTGCAGAGGACTCAGGAGAGCAGTTACCCTGGGGAATAGCACTTACCCTGGGGAAGAGCATTTACCCTGGGGAAGGGAAGAGCAGTCTCCTGTACTCCTCCCAGCAGCGGCTCTGACCCGGGCTCGGACTCCTCCTCCACGGTCCCCTGCCCGTCGTGAACAGCCCACTGCTCCGCGTCACTCAGCGCAGACTACACCCGACCCAGAACCTGCCAACATGTCTGATCTTTGAAACATGTCTGACTTTAAGTCAAACGTAGGGGTAAGATTGTCTGATTTGGAGCACGGCAGCTAGTTAAACCTCCCAGCCGTTAAGACTTTCTGGAGCAAATGAGCGGATTAACTAATAAAATCGCGCCGTAAAATGgcaatcaaacaaacacactaatTCTACAAATTTATCATACTATTTAGACGAATATTTCAATTTATCTGAAAACAGCATCATGTGCTGGGAAGCTAATAGCGCAAATCAAAATAAAGCAGCGCCTCTGTGGACCCGCACAGGCTGTGGGGCTCGGAGCTCCGGCTCGGTCTGCGGGGGGACGCGCAGCGACGCTTTATAGCATCCGCTCCTTCGCGACCCCCAGCACCTCGTACTCGCATTGCGCCAGTAACCCCGTCGCTCTGTCAGGcgaaacacacaaaatgcaatcaACACGGGGCCGAGACGCTGGCGGAGCTCTGATCCAAGCCCGCGTCCATCCGATCCCAGCCAGCGGGGCAGATTAGAGCGAAACTGCACCTCGGAACTGGAGACAGAGGGTAGGACGgaataaaacactgaataacagcaggtaaaatattaatatattaatatataggCCTATTCAATTTTAGGTGAGCCATGCTTGTACCAGTTTACCAAAAATTAGGTCTACAGGCTATACGTTGTGTCGTACATATCATGTATCATTACtagtgaaaaatgtaaatattttacccGGCAAAAGACTAACCGTCGCCGGATCTTGCCCTGGAGTGAATACAGCTACTGGATTGTTTCAGACGCTAACTAGCTAGTAAAACAAGGAATTAATTTATCTGTGCCAAACCAGACAGCTGAACTCAAGTCTGTGGAAGTGCGGCTTCTGATGAATCTGTCACGCCTGAATTTGGCGCCGTGCGTAGTTGCGCAGTGAAGGCGTTCCCGCGTACGTGCGCGTTTCCGTCTGCGCGCTTTTGTTTCTGTAGCACTGAATCTGACATCCGAAAGGAAGGGTGCAGCGGGAGTGTGCTTGGGACGTGACGTTTCACAGTGGGATTTGCCCAAATTAAAACACTTCTGAAAAATAACGACCTAAAGATGACAATGCATCATTCCACACAggcttgaaaatgacatttcacgCACGTAAAATTGAATTGATAATATAACTGTAGCCTACGAGAAAATGCATGTATCATCTTAATTGCAATATGTAATCTCTGCTGTCAAGCTCTCCCCATGTTCCTATATCTTCCTCTATCGTTTgatttgtgtgtctgctttatTTCGCTCGTTTCATTTGTACTCCTTTGTTATATTTGCCCCGAAGACGCTGGAAGTgttcatatgcagctttgtaACGGGAGAAACAGGCGCGTTTTATCCTCCGTGGGAGAGACCCGTCACGCCGCGTGTCAGGGGAGGAACACCCTGCGGCTAACAGCAGAAACGCGCAGTACATTTTACAAGCCATGACCTTGTTCTTTACACGAACCTGTACCTTCATGAACAGGCGCCAATAGAAGTTAAATAACTCATCTGTGGTATTTCTGGTATAACTTGCCCATACCACTGAAGCTgtcatttattgcattttgttatTGCGGAAAATGTAGTCATTTAAAGACATCTTAAACTAATaagaaaaaatgctgtcaatgatttgttgtaattatatttaatagGAATAACAAAGGGGTTTtgcagacactcagacacaacCTGTGCAATTAGGAGGAAAGAGTTtggaaacacaggaaatgaggcCTATCTGAATAAAGCCATAATCCAAATTAATctatgaaatacaataaagttacattacatcaaaTCCAACTGTCATCAACATAAAGGaaataatgtatgaaaacattttagtacAGTATTTGGAACATTTACAGATGAGCTGGAGTTGTGCATAATATGCTCACTGATAAGCAGAGACAGGACCATGCATTCAATGAAGGTTTTGTATTTGCTCATGGACtgattttcagctttgaaaacaTGAGATGGATCACAGTTTTCTATTGTAAATAGAGGCCTACATATTAGACTTTCATATAACATACTGACTTTTCTCTGTATgtggcattttaattttatttacatgtttttaaaaatcataatgaGATTCGATGTGATAAACATTAGGAAATTGTGGTGGTGTTTTGTATGCTTCCCTCTCAGTGGAGTATTCTGCAGGGAGAGGGTTAAGTGCGCTCTGTGtgatggttagggttagggaaaGGGTTAAGTACGCTCTGTGtgatggttagggttagggttagggaaaGGGTTAAGTACGCTCTGTGTGATGGTTAGGGCTAGGGAAAGGGTTaagtgtgctctgtgtgatggttagggttagggaaaGGGTTaagtgtgctctgtgtgatggttagggttagggttagggaaaGGGTTaagtgtgctctgtgtgatggttagggttagggttagggaaaGGGTTAAGTGCGCTCTGTGtgatggttagggttagggaaaGGGTTAAGTGCGCTCTGTGtgatggttagggttagggttagggaaaGGGTTAAGTGCGCTCTGTGtgatggttagggttagggaaaGGGTTAAGTGCGCTCTGTGTGATGGTAATAGGTAGCGGATGTGATTTTTATCGTTGCAGTAAAACGTGATGCAGGAATGCATCAAGGACGGCGAAACAGATGGCCAACGCACACACTCTGGCGCATTCACAAGCGGATCGCAGGATACGCGCTGACCTTCCCCTGATCGTTACGCTGCGGTCGGGTCTGGCGTTTATGCGCTCGCTGCTAAAGACTGTCCCTCTGTATTTAGCTCCATCGCTCTCTCCGTCAGCTCTCTCCTGTCTCTACGGCGTGAGGTTTATCTGCTCACGCCTCCTGCTAATTTAAGCTGATTGACGTTCAGACTTTCTCTCTGCTGGTTTTCAGGCACAGAACAAAAACACGCAGTCTGGACAACTGGCACATCGAAGACGACACAGCAACAATAACACAGTAAGAAAGGATAGCCTGCTGAGTGAAAGCCTCTGTGCTTCTCCACTCCGGCGGGTGTCGGCTGCTGAGGGTGAAATGGACCGTAACTGGAACAAAGCACATTTATGAGTGGCCTCCCCTCAGTGGTTACGTTATTGTAAGTCTCAATGCCTTGTCAGGCTCTCAGTCTGCCAGCGGCGGGCCCTGCAGGGCACTCAGCACTCTTTGCGAGTGCGCACAGTCTTGCTGTGGTATTTGACCGGAATCCCCCAGCGTCTCATTAGATACACATCAAAAACGTATGCCGCCCCGGGTTCGAGCCCTCCGATGGTGGCCGTGGTGACGGCCTTGCGAGGGTTGAGCTCCTGGAAGTATTTGCAGAGAACCCTCTCCGTTTCGGAGCGGGACTCGGGCCCCAGGCACCTGTCCGCGCCGGCCTGCTCCCCGTCAGCCAGTTTTCTGCGGTAAACGCAGTACAGGCTGCGCTCCTCGGTGCCGAGCCAGGCCAGCGTGACCGAGCGGCAGCCCCGCAGCTTGCTGAAGGACTTTATCTGCAGGGTGGGGGGCAGCGCGGGAGGGGCCTGTCGGTGATACGCCGAGGACGCCTGCATCTTTATGCCCCCCTGAGGCGCCCCTGCAGCCCCCGCGGCCTCCAAGTGGATGAGGTATGAGGACTTCCCCTGCAGCCAGATCTGCGCCACCTCACGCCCCACGGCCTGCGAGGCCAGCACCTGGCCCCTGCTGGACACCGTTACCGCGGCGTCCTGGGCCCCGCAGCTCTGCAGCGTCAGCAGGGCGCTCTGCTGCCAGCCGCGGGGCCGAAAGCTGAAGAGCTGGCTGCTCTGCCGCCCGTCCCGCTGTAGCGGCACCCAGCgcagctccccctcccccagcggGGCCACGGCGGGCCGCGCCTCCTCGTGCGTGCGGGCGACTGTGCCGCTGTACGCCGCGCTGGTGCCGTTCCGCACGTCCATCACAAACACGTCGAAGTAGTACTGAGTGTCCGGGGTGAGCTCCGACACCGTGCACACGCTCTCCGCTCCTCTGCAGACGCACTGCAGGCCTGGGTACTCATCCAACAGCGACACCGctggctcctcctcttcctctaaCCAATCccactgctgccaccaccaCTCTTTCAGTATCGGCCACACCGTCACCTTCTGCTCCTtgtccttcctctccttcttcttctccttcttcatgGCCTGCTGggccgcacacacactcctgtagTTGTGCTTGCGGTTGACGAGCACGCAGTACTGGTAGCTGTGGCTGTTGGGTGGGAGTTTCAGGACGGAGCCGCTGGGCACCCAGCTGAGGGTGACACTAGTCATTCCCACCCCCACCGTGTGCACGCGGGGGTCGTGAGGGAGCTCGGGGAACGCCCCCAGGGCCCCCGCGCCCTCCTGCAGGTACACGGAGGCACTGGTGTCCTTCTCCCTGGACCTGAGTCTCAGGATGTAGATGGAGGCGGGAGTGTAAGCTGGGCCGGTGAAGGTGTCCACCGCACTGCCTGTGTAGGAGTACATCTTCGCCTCGGTCCCAGGACCCCTCCACCACACCTCCGGCATGCTTTTCCTGCTGCTCCCTGTGGAGATAACAGTGTTTACCCACCATTCTGTCTGAAaaaccctccctctctctatccgTCTTCACTAGAATAACAAGAGATGCACAGTTTGCAACACACACGTTCTCCCTCTTTTGCATTGATAATTTTGtcattctttgaaaaatgagaGGACCTAATGTTATGCAATCAAAGTGAATTATTGTTACTGCCATCGGGGACCCTGAGCACCCTAAAAGATTTATGTGTCATCATCATGCTGTTTCTCCTTCCAGAACACTTCCtcttcaaaatgcatttgaaataaatgtgtgactTGGCTTGTAATGAGATATTTATGCAGATAAAAACCATTGTGCAGCAAAGCACTTTGCAgtatttttcctgctttgtaaTTATGCCTCAGATGGTTAAGCAGGTAAATTGCATGCAAAGTCATCACATACACTTGCATACCAGCAGCCGCGCACTGCAGCAGCCCTGTCCCCTGCGACCCGCTGACCTTGGCCTGCTCACTcagcatctctccctctcacccgcACTGCACAGCGGGCTAAGGTTTCAGAGGGGAGCTGTGAgcccgtgggggggggggggggggtttggggcgTCCTGGCGTCACCAGCACTGAGCCCTTTGGTGCCCCCAGCCGAGACGGACCGGAACACTGTGGTTAGACTGGCGgtccgtgtgtgtgcacgctgtCACTCAGCGTTAACATTAAAAGGCAGCAAGTAGACAGAACGCAAAGCCAAGGAGGCGTGGGATTAGCTTAATCAGATAATCGCTTCAGAAATGCCACCCTCCCGCACGCCTTATCTGcggctgtgttgcagtgtgcgGGTGAGATTGTGGCATTTGGATATCTCCCACTGTTCTCTCTGAAGCCGGAGATTAGGGAATGTGTGGTGAGGGAGGTAAGTCCGTACTGCGAATGTGGGTGAATCTGCATCTGCTAATCTGGGGAGTTCATAGGCAGAGTAGCCTGAGAAATGGGGGCACTTTAATGCTTTGAGTGGCAGATGAGAGCGGAACTCTCTAAGGCCcctgtgtgtggagctgctcCTGGATTCAGGGTAACCCCCGCGGTGGATGCATGCAAAGACCAGCAGGCAAAGGTGAGAGTGAACAAGCTGgcagctgcagtgtgtcagaAGGATGTTGGAGTGTGTTGGAAGGGttcaacagtgtgtgtgtttgagtgtgcagagtattgcagtgtgtgttgggtgttgcagtgtgttgggtgttgcagtgtgtgttgggtgttGAAGTGTGTTgggtgctgcagtgtgtgttgggtgttgcagtgtgtgttgGGTGCTCGGCTTCCCACTCACAGTGCAGGCTCTTGGATGGTCTGTCCTTCAGGGTCCTGGCGCTCAGACTCCATTCGATGGGGGCATCACAGGGGCTGACGGTGACCGACATGGCAGCCGTCCTCTTCCTCAGGGTGAAGTACAGCCTGCAGGAAGAGATGCAGAACTCAAGAGTGAGACACAGCTTTACACGTGCAGTCACATGCTTCGGTAGGTGTGGTCAGTGTACTGCCACCCTCAGGTTGATCCCTAACCGATTCCTGTTAAGGCCTGGCAGCCATTTCTCACGGTTCTGATGGTTAATTCATTTCCACTGCCCTCATACTTACTGCTGCACGTATGAGGGAACAgtcctccccagccccccctcgccccctccgTTCTTGGTGGGCGTGGCAGATCCAGCACACAGACTGCCCCTCACAGTGCGAACCTCCCcatgtccccccctcccctcaaaaAGTGCTATTCATACTGAGGTAGTTCAGGTAAAGGTTTTTCTCagggttatgtgtgtgtttccagcCCACAGTGCCACCAGGTGGTGAGTCCCTCACCTGCGGGTTCGATCCCGGGGCAGCGGGACGGGTGTGACCCGGGCCTCTGGGAGCCAGGCGGTTGGGCGCAGCGGCACCTCGTTTTCGGGGGCCAGGCGCCCCGCGACCCACAGTGGGCTGCAGAGCAGAGCGGCCATCACACAGTGACCCCAGGAGGGCGACATCTCCACCCACGTGAGCCTCACCTGCGGCAggacagacacacggacacaggTAACCGGGAGGCCAGAGCGCGGCTGCGAGCTTCACAACGTCTCAATCCCAGCACATCACCTCCTGTCTGGGGAACAGGGAGGCGCCTCTCCAGCTGATGATTCACTGATATGAGAAAACACTTCTTTTATTCAGAGAGAATTATTCATGTGGGGAATAAATTGCCATGCTGTATTACTCTGGGATCTTCATAACACAGCCTGGCAGTTGGAGAAAAATCACTCACAAGACAACTTTCAAAGGACCAAGTGGGTGCAAATATCACTCAGGAGCAAattcctttgaaaataaatctatttaCAGCAACAGAGTTCAGCTAGGTTTGTACTTGGAATAGAAGTTTTATTTTGCTCTTCTTCTAGTcagcattattttttacaaGAGCAAAGTgggctctttttttaaaagaaaaagccTTGAAGAGCTCAGGTATAATTCAGCGGCGTGTGATTCTCTCCGCTGGTGCGCCATCTggatacatacagacacagtgccATGGGTGCCATGGGGTCACAGACAGTAACAGCCTGTGTAGTTCTGTATCAAAACACTCATACAAGACAATAATACAATTCCCATAGAGGGCATAAGTTCAAAGCTATAAGCAACATAAAATTGTTAATAATGGTGCATCACGAGGTTTTATGAACCCAAAAATGGAATGAAACCATCATGTGTTAATAATTTACTAATCTGAACCAATCATATCAGGTTTGCTATGGAAGACTGCTTTTTGATTGTTTCGGACAGTGTGTCATTGAGAGACAGCTTGTCATAGATCTTCCCATTGTTGGTTTCATGACGTGACACATTCTCATAGATGTAAAACTGCTTCAGCCCAAAGCTGCATGTGTCCCTACAGGTGAGTAAGCTGCTGAattcacattaaacacagtGCAGGTGTGATCTCAGGGCCTCGGGTTCAAGTACTGATCTTGCagcagctgtgacatcacaaattACAGAGAGCACTCAGTCCTGATAAAGAGAGTCTGCTGGGTCCATAAGCATCACACGCGCCCCGTGATCAGTTAGTGCGGACGGTGCACTCAGTCCTGATAAAGAGAATCTGCTGGAATAGTGTGGCACATTTGTTCCCTCAAAAAGCGCcttgcattaaatatgcataaagCTCCTCGGCAATTACAGCCCATTGAATTTTCATAAACCAAAGACCCAGCTGTAGGCTTACTTAACTTAAACAACAATCTATAAATAACTGCCGCTGCACTGAGAGCTGAGAGTGCGTCCGCAGCCCTGCCTGCGTGCTGGGGTCTCCGTCAGGACCCCCGTTTCATTGGGGTGCTGCTCTGAATGTGAAGCAGGGTGTCGGGTTACGGCCTGATCCTCAGAGGGGTTCCCATCTGCCCCTGAGTCACGGACAGATTAAATACTATGGAAAAAATAATCCCATCAGGACTGTGCACCCCCTTATCCCAGCCAGCCCTGCCTGCCTCACAACTTCTGAGAGCTGCTGCGGAGGGAGCAGGCGATCCTTTATGGGATTTTATACGCCTGATTTCCTCCCATTTTCAATGTGTCTCAGAGTAGCAgacctttcctctctctccctctctgctgcctcactcactcactcacttacagCCTCACATCTTACCCCGCTGGAACCGCGAGccgagaaggagagagggagagagagactgagagagatagagaaggaaaggaaagagagggagaaggagagagaagagagaaggaaaggacagagagggagaaggagagaggagacttgacttgagaaaaagaaagaagagggagagtgaaaacATGGAACTGGGATGGAAAAGAGTAGAAACTATCTCAGAATCAGAACCATAAATCCATAAAatctctctgtgctctgggtTCACTGTCCACAGCAAAGTGCTCAGCCGTGTAGCTGTTTCTGAAATCCTCTCACGGCACTTAGAGAAAAAAGGATGCTTGATGgaaaacaagttaaaaaaattataagaGGATGTGGTTTCTATAGTAACTTTACAGTAACAGCATCCTTCTCCTTACCTCAGAGGACCGATGGAGAGGGGCGAGATGCAGGAGGGGGTGAGGAGATCAGGTGTGTGTTCCTCCTGGGACTCCCCAGGTGCAGATCCCCCTGCTGTCCTGTCTCAGGTGTGCGGGGGGGGGAGTTTGGGAGGTGAGTGGGGCTGCTCTGTCCCGTGCGGGGAGCTGAGGAGGCGGTGAGGGTCCGGCGGAGAACTGCGCTGCTCGGTGGTCCTCCCGCTGTCTGTGAGGGAGCAGCAGAGCGCGGAGACAgacgcgcgtgtgtgcgtgtgagagcaCCGTGTGACTGactgagtgagtaagtgagagtgagtgagtgagtgagggaggcagtgagtgagtgaggggggtgatgggggagggggtgttgttAGGAGTGATGACAgtaggtggggagggggtgttgatGCACGGCTTGCCCACATTAACCGTTCGCTTGCCGTGCTTGAGGGGCAGGACTCGGGGGTCGTCCTTCTTGCTCTGGTTGTTATTGAGTATGTGTTTTACACGCGCTGCCAGCCAGCCCTGTCAGACTGCATTTCCAGACCTTCCGCCTGCAGCGGTGCAACTCTGGGAgacctgagtgtgtgagtgtgtgtgtgtgtgtgtgtgtgtgagtgtgtgtgtgtgtgtgtgtgtgtgtgtgtgtatgtgcgtgcgtgtgtgtgtgtgtgtgtgtgtgtgtgtgagtgtgtgtgtgtgtgtgagtgtgtgagtgtgtgtgtgggtgcgtgagtgtgtgtgtgtgtgtgtgtgtgtgtgtgggtgtatgtgcgtgcgtgtgtgtgtgtgtgtgtgtgtgtgagtgtgtgtgtgtgtgtgtgggtgtatgtgcgtgcgtatgtgtgtgtgtgagtgtgtgtgtgagtgtgtgtgtgtgtgtgtgtgtgtgtgtgtgtgcgtgtttttagAGTAGTTCCGCAGTAGGGTTCTGGCGCTGATgttgtgagagtgagtgagagaatgcCATCACACAGAGAAGCATGCTGAGGCTTCAGGGTGGGGTTAGAGATGCCCACAGTGCTTCActgggggtgcagagggggtgggtggggggagtgcGGAGGGGGTCGCAGTGGAatgggtggggtttggggggggggggggggtttccgAGTGTCCTGTGGGTCCTGTTCTCTCCGCTCAGGGATACATGTGTAAAGTGTATCAACAGTGTAAGCAGATCTACCAGCACATTGTTTCTGGGccactggagagagaggggtcaccCAGGCCACGTGTTAATCCTGCGGGCTTCTTTCACTCATTTATCCAGCTCAAATCCCGACCCTCTCACAATCTCTCTGTTTCTGATGGGGTCCAACCTGTGCTCAGGGCAGATCTGTGGCGTCGCGGGATCGGAGGGGTGTGCTGGTCCCAGAGCAGGCCCCCACTCCCCCGGATTCATTCCCTCCTGGCTCCCAGCCCTGTCCCACTTTAGCACAAAGTTCTCAAAGTTGTCAAGCTCTCAAACGATGATGCTGATGCACTTGAAAGAGAGATTCTAATTAACTGCTGCTttgcttctttttctgttttgaagtcagggggaaaaaacaaacaaaaaaactaaagcctctcatttcattttcagtgaagttATGACAGAattccctccccttctctcctgtcctctcacaGGTAACTCACATGCACCTGTGAGGGAGAGCGCCACCCTGTGGCCCTGGGTCCC contains the following coding sequences:
- the ndnfl gene encoding protein NDNF, with product MSPSWGHCVMAALLCSPLWVAGRLAPENEVPLRPTAWLPEARVTPVPLPRDRTRRLYFTLRKRTAAMSVTVSPCDAPIEWSLSARTLKDRPSKSLHWSSRKSMPEVWWRGPGTEAKMYSYTGSAVDTFTGPAYTPASIYILRLRSREKDTSASVYLQEGAGALGAFPELPHDPRVHTVGVGMTSVTLSWVPSGSVLKLPPNSHSYQYCVLVNRKHNYRSVCAAQQAMKKEKKKERKDKEQKVTVWPILKEWWWQQWDWLEEEEEPAVSLLDEYPGLQCVCRGAESVCTVSELTPDTQYYFDVFVMDVRNGTSAAYSGTVARTHEEARPAVAPLGEGELRWVPLQRDGRQSSQLFSFRPRGWQQSALLTLQSCGAQDAAVTVSSRGQVLASQAVGREVAQIWLQGKSSYLIHLEAAGAAGAPQGGIKMQASSAYHRQAPPALPPTLQIKSFSKLRGCRSVTLAWLGTEERSLYCVYRRKLADGEQAGADRCLGPESRSETERVLCKYFQELNPRKAVTTATIGGLEPGAAYVFDVYLMRRWGIPVKYHSKTVRTRKEC